The following are encoded together in the Oncorhynchus clarkii lewisi isolate Uvic-CL-2024 chromosome 25, UVic_Ocla_1.0, whole genome shotgun sequence genome:
- the LOC139383904 gene encoding cannabinoid receptor type 1A-like, with protein sequence MKSALDGIADTTFRTITNGLQYLGSNDVSYSDPSIESGFAKTGFHLQKAHSAPLRNYFPRVARDEELIFNGNSIYQTNFSDLVGNGTFVDSGDSIQCGENSVDMECFMILTPSQQLVVAIMALTLGTFTVLENLIVLCVILYSSTLRCRPSYHFIGSLAVADLLGSVIFVYSFLDFHVLHRKDSPNVFLFKLGGVIASFSASVGSLFLTAIDRYISIHRPMAYKRIVTKTKAVIAFCMMWTISIVIAVLPLLGWNCKQLNSVCSDIFPLIDVKYLMFWIGMTSVLLLFIIYAYMFILWKAHHHAVRMMSRHSQKSIIVYTAHGTKVQTMRPEQARMDIRLAKTLVMILVVLVICWGPVLAIMVYDLFWKMNNFIKTVFAFCSMLCLLNSSINPIIYALRSKDLRLAFLNICQTCRGTSQLLDNSAESDCHSRSVKGTATAYKSTASCANTTVKLAKVTLLVSPETTASTIM encoded by the coding sequence ATGAAGTCTGCTCTGGATGGAATAGCTGACACCACTTTCCGAACAATAACTAATGGTTTGCAATACCTTGGCTCCAACGATGTGAGCTACAGTGACCCATCCATAGAGTCTGGCTTTGCCAAGACTGGATTCCATTTACAGAAGGCTCACTCTGCCCCACTTAGAAACTACTTTCCTCGAGTAGCTAGAGACGAGGAGCTCATCTTTAATGGCAACTCCATTTACCAGACCAACTTCTCTGATCTGGTTGGCAATGGGACCTTTGTGGACAGCGGGGATTCTATCCAATGCGGGGAGAACTCTGTGGACATGGAGTGCTTCATGATTCTGACCCCCAGCCAGCAGTTGGTAGTAGCGATCATGGCACTCACCCTGGGAACCTTCACAGTGCTGGAGAACCTTATCGTACTGTGTGTGATCCTCTACTCCAGCACCCTGCGCTGTCGGCCCTCCTACCACTTCATAGGAAGCCTGGCTGTGGCCGACCTTCTGGGCAGTGTCATATTTGTGTACAGTTTCTTGGACTTCCATGTGCTACACCGGAAGGACAGCCCCAATGTGTTTCTCTTTAAGCTTGGTGGGGTCATCGCCTCTTTCAGTGCCTCTGTGGGCAGTCTCTTTCTCACAGCCATAGACCGCTACATCTCCATCCACAGGCCCATGGCTTACAAGCGGATCGTCACCAAGACAAAGGCTGTCATCGCCTTCTGCATGATGTGGACTATCTCAATCGTCATCGCGGTGCTCCCCCTACTGGGCTGGAACTGTAAGCAACTGAACTCAGTGTGCTCTGACATTTTCCCACTCATCGATGTGAAGTACCTGATGTTCTGGATAGGGATGACCAGTGTGCTGctgctgtttatcatctatgcctACATGTTCATCCTGTGGAAGGCCCACCACCACGCCGTGCGCATGATGAGCCGCCACTCCCAGAAGAGCATCATCGTCTACACAGCGCATGGCACCAAGGTACAGACAATGCGACCCGAGCAGGCCCGCATGGACATCCGCCTGGCCAAGACCTTAGTGATGATTCTGGTGGTCCTCGTCATCTGCTGGGGCCCTGTGCTGGCCATCATGGTCTACGACCTGTTCTGGAAGATGAACAACTTTATCAAGACGGTTTTTGCCTTCTGCAGCATGCTCTGCCTGCTCAACTCCTCCATCAACCCCATCATCTACGCCCTGAGGAGTAAGGACCTGCGCCTGGCCTTTCTTAACATCTGTCAGACATGCAGGGGTACTTCTCAACTACTGGACAACAGTGCTGAGTCCGATTGCCACAGCAGGAGCGTAAAAGGCACAGCCACAGCCTACAAATCCACGGCTAGCTGTGCAAACACCACTGTGAAATTGGCCAAAGTTACCCTTTTGGTCTCCCCCGAGACAACTGCGTCTACCATCATGTGA
- the LOC139383963 gene encoding akirin-2-like isoform X1 yields MACGATLKRTMDFDPLMSPTSPKRRRCIPVSPSSSPRKYLRMEPSPFGEVSSRLSAEQILNNIKQEYKRIQKRKHIDGVYQQTEGFYSPESPPHLSGSSMPGTSAGGSSPSKKEQPLFTLRQVGMICERLLKEREDKVREEYEETMTSKLAEQYDTFVKFTHDQLMRRFGEQPASCEYCFAHFYI; encoded by the exons ATGGCGTGTGGAGCGACCCTGAAAAGGACCATGGATTTTGATCCATTGATGAGTCCGACGTCCCCTAAAAGGAGAAGATGTATTCCGGTgtccccatcatcatcaccacggAAATACCTTCGCATGGAGCCGTCACCATTTGGAGAAGTGTCATCCAGACTATCAGCTG AGCAAATTCTGAACAACATCAAGCAGGAGTACAAACGCATTCAGAAGAGAAAGCACATAGATGGAGTTTACCAACAGACAGAGGGTTTCTACTCGCCAGAGTCTCCACCCCATCTTAGTGGATCCAGTATGCCAG GCACATCTGCTGGAGGTTCTTCTCCATCAAAGAAAGAACAGCCCTTATTTACTCTTAGACAAGTTGGAATGATTTGTGAACGTCTACTGAAGGAGCGTGAAGACAAAGTGCGGGAGGAATATGAAGAGACCATGACTTCCAAGTTGGCAG AACAATATGACACTTTTGTGAAGTTTACACATGACCAGTTGATGCGAAGATTTGGAGAGCAACCTGCAagctgtgagtattgttttgccCATTTTTATATTTAA
- the LOC139383963 gene encoding akirin-2-like isoform X2 — protein MACGATLKRTMDFDPLMSPTSPKRRRCIPVSPSSSPRKYLRMEPSPFGEVSSRLSAEQILNNIKQEYKRIQKRKHIDGVYQQTEGFYSPESPPHLSGSSMPGTSAGGSSPSKKEQPLFTLRQVGMICERLLKEREDKVREEYEETMTSKLAEQYDTFVKFTHDQLMRRFGEQPASYVS, from the exons ATGGCGTGTGGAGCGACCCTGAAAAGGACCATGGATTTTGATCCATTGATGAGTCCGACGTCCCCTAAAAGGAGAAGATGTATTCCGGTgtccccatcatcatcaccacggAAATACCTTCGCATGGAGCCGTCACCATTTGGAGAAGTGTCATCCAGACTATCAGCTG AGCAAATTCTGAACAACATCAAGCAGGAGTACAAACGCATTCAGAAGAGAAAGCACATAGATGGAGTTTACCAACAGACAGAGGGTTTCTACTCGCCAGAGTCTCCACCCCATCTTAGTGGATCCAGTATGCCAG GCACATCTGCTGGAGGTTCTTCTCCATCAAAGAAAGAACAGCCCTTATTTACTCTTAGACAAGTTGGAATGATTTGTGAACGTCTACTGAAGGAGCGTGAAGACAAAGTGCGGGAGGAATATGAAGAGACCATGACTTCCAAGTTGGCAG AACAATATGACACTTTTGTGAAGTTTACACATGACCAGTTGATGCGAAGATTTGGAGAGCAACCTGCAagct ATGTTTCCTGA